In a genomic window of Neoarius graeffei isolate fNeoGra1 chromosome 13, fNeoGra1.pri, whole genome shotgun sequence:
- the ubxn10 gene encoding UBX domain-containing protein 10 yields the protein MHVMRPKSAKGRTRPKVTDAYTAHDELLHETRPFSPHPPSRPPHPPSTPNHRFDSSPSPHTFFRHSNPISEVEKALDISVLSLNKYKVLPSIEKRSEEEASSADMEEKSSRSRLHARHYFREMERASSGTVRTTSRCQEGETGLLLALRTPCGQRLKCQFQSTDTLRDVIATAEDKSGKRYEHVLIETMEVPRRSFTDLDMTLCQCGIVNKSVLCISPKDSP from the coding sequence ATGCATGTGATGAGGCCAAAATCTGCCAAAGGACGTACCAGACCCAAAGTGACCGACGCCTATACTGCACACGATGAGCTTCTACATGAGACACGGCCATTTTCTCCCCACCCTCCTTCTCGTCCTCCTCATCCTCCATCGACGCCAAACCACAGGTTCGACTCATCTCCGTCCCCCCACACTTTCTTTAGGCACAGTAATCCGATTTCAGAGGTTGAGAAAGCCCTCGACATCTCAGTGCTGTCTCTAAATAAAtacaaagtcctcccgtctattGAGAAGAGATCAGAAGAAGAGGCATCCAGCGCAGACATGGAGGAAAAGTCCTCGAGATCTAGGCTCCATGCTCGTCATTACTTTAGGGAAATGGAGAGGGCGTCCAGCGGGACTGTCAGGACCACGTCTCGGTGCCAGGAGGGTGAGACAGGGCTTCTGCTTGCTCTCCGGACTCCATGCGGTCAGAGGTTGAAGTGCCAGTTCCAGTCCACGGACACGCTCCGGGATGTCATTGCTACAGCGGAGGACAAATCCGGAAAACGGTACGAACACGTTCTAATCGAGACCATGGAGGTTCCTCGGAGGAGCTTCACCGATCTGGACATGACTCTCTGTCAGTGTGGCATCGTTAATAAATCAGTCTTATGCATCAGTCCCAAAGACAGTCCTTAA